The following are from one region of the Blastocatellia bacterium genome:
- a CDS encoding methyltransferase, with product MIIYDDKFKNIILALRNILLECNYDLLVQEMKLPLWYFRDPGFIHYGHSIDNRLNRLKKPYELVLRLFSLNQTISYQEIVNNLFSKELIKDLVNLGLLLEEDDKLRTDAYAIVPFLGSYLIATSGTARSIGAYIGRQSYFLATKLFEQDFNSFLDMGSGCGLLAILAARRAKKVVGVDILSEAVEVAKTNAVLNQVDDRVEFFCGDMYQPVKGRNFDAIFSNVPFLALPEKYDLVSISSGEDGLRFLQPLIDGLFRYQPKIATIIANGLGNEQQPLLVNLLKNKLLNKRGYQAKLFVYSKGLIDDAFINSGVKMVVSAWRDRGENISNEEVIKELKENYQKFKVDHYYGIILEIENKTNGAEIETIDISNKYNLNMSPSLRQKISIDLAKQVLLKRSSSSLPINDQEKEIFLAMKNNEISLKEKTTNSLANRLELVLGAKSI from the coding sequence ATGATTATTTATGATGATAAATTTAAGAATATAATTTTAGCCTTACGCAACATATTATTGGAGTGTAATTATGATCTTTTAGTTCAGGAAATGAAATTACCACTTTGGTATTTTCGAGATCCTGGTTTTATCCATTATGGACATAGCATTGATAATCGGCTAAATCGACTAAAAAAGCCTTATGAACTGGTTTTGCGACTATTTTCATTAAATCAAACTATTAGTTATCAAGAAATTGTTAATAACTTGTTTTCTAAAGAGCTAATAAAAGATTTAGTGAATCTAGGCTTATTGTTGGAAGAAGACGATAAATTACGCACAGACGCTTATGCAATAGTACCATTTTTAGGAAGTTATTTAATTGCTACTAGTGGAACTGCTAGATCTATTGGTGCTTATATTGGGCGGCAATCTTACTTTTTAGCAACAAAGCTCTTTGAGCAAGACTTTAATAGCTTTTTAGATATGGGATCAGGTTGTGGACTGTTGGCTATTTTGGCTGCTCGTCGTGCTAAAAAAGTTGTTGGAGTTGATATTTTAAGTGAAGCAGTTGAAGTAGCAAAAACAAATGCTGTTCTTAACCAAGTTGATGATCGGGTAGAGTTTTTTTGTGGTGATATGTATCAGCCTGTAAAAGGACGCAATTTTGATGCGATCTTTTCTAATGTTCCTTTTCTTGCTCTACCAGAAAAATACGATCTGGTTTCTATTTCTTCTGGTGAAGATGGACTTAGATTTCTCCAACCATTAATTGATGGGTTATTTAGATATCAACCTAAAATTGCTACTATTATTGCTAATGGACTTGGTAATGAGCAACAGCCCTTACTAGTTAATTTGCTAAAAAATAAGCTACTAAATAAACGAGGCTACCAAGCAAAATTGTTTGTTTATTCTAAAGGTCTAATTGATGATGCTTTTATTAATAGTGGTGTAAAAATGGTAGTAAGTGCTTGGCGTGATCGAGGTGAAAATATTTCTAATGAAGAAGTTATCAAGGAACTAAAGGAAAATTACCAAAAATTTAAAGTAGATCATTACTATGGAATTATTTTAGAGATCGAAAACAAAACTAATGGTGCAGAGATAGAAACCATAGATATTTCAAATAAATATAACTTAAATATGTCGCCTTCTTTGCGACAAAAAATTAGTATTGATCTAGCAAAACAGGTCTTATTAAAACGTAGTAGTAGTTCTTTGCCAATAAATGATCAAGAAAAAGAAATATTTTTAGCAATGAAAAATAATGAGATTTCCTTAAAAGAAAAGACTACTAATTCATTGGCTAATAGGTTAGAACTAGTTTTAGGTGCCAAATCAATATAA
- a CDS encoding flagellar hook-length control protein FliK has protein sequence MTNRINGPFGASNPYSSEAKKEKTATTKQFGEFIVEDQDDDINPQAESSEEDLGGLADDLGTIFGFGSSSSGRNNDSGSSPSNSSRPRPDDRNVSEPETDARKPANKIKQKPKAEFDKFSTFGEEQPQKLKDEEIKVNPLAAFSVPTPVERSFSPAPIQPTNTVIPPQMMEQIVQDVRLGINELGVAEFQFDLKSDALDGLKLKISTKDGQVYATFIAENVHVKDNIDQGAQELIKALQDKGLEVANFQVSVGADSGGSGGFGGSNQGESNQQQNQRRQSYNETSNSVDESQISLSTTNTDYTV, from the coding sequence ATGACTAATAGAATTAATGGCCCTTTTGGTGCAAGCAACCCTTATTCATCAGAAGCTAAAAAAGAAAAAACTGCAACCACTAAACAATTTGGAGAATTTATAGTTGAAGATCAAGACGACGATATCAACCCACAAGCCGAGTCTTCAGAAGAAGATCTAGGAGGACTCGCTGATGATTTAGGAACTATTTTTGGTTTTGGTTCATCTTCTTCTGGCAGAAATAATGATAGTGGCTCTAGCCCAAGCAATTCTTCTCGTCCACGTCCTGATGATCGCAATGTTTCAGAACCAGAAACTGATGCTCGTAAACCTGCCAATAAAATAAAACAAAAACCAAAAGCTGAGTTTGATAAATTTTCCACCTTTGGTGAAGAACAACCGCAAAAGCTTAAGGATGAAGAAATTAAAGTAAATCCTTTAGCTGCATTTTCTGTTCCAACACCTGTTGAACGTAGCTTTAGCCCTGCCCCTATCCAACCTACTAATACAGTAATTCCTCCTCAAATGATGGAACAAATCGTTCAAGATGTAAGATTAGGCATTAATGAATTAGGCGTTGCAGAGTTCCAATTTGACTTAAAATCAGATGCTCTTGATGGCTTAAAACTAAAAATTAGCACTAAAGATGGTCAAGTTTATGCTACTTTCATTGCAGAAAATGTTCATGTAAAAGATAATATCGACCAAGGCGCGCAAGAATTAATTAAAGCATTACAAGACAAAGGTTTAGAAGTAGCTAACTTCCAAGTTTCTGTTGGTGCTGATAGTGGCGGAAGTGGTGGTTTTGGTGGCTCTAACCAAGGAGAATCTAACCAACAACAAAACCAACGTCGTCAATCTTACAATGAAACTAGTAATAGTGTTGATGAAAGCCAAATTTCTTTAAGTACTACTAACACTGATTATACAGTCTAA
- the fliO gene encoding flagellar biosynthetic protein FliO, giving the protein MLAIVYLFLWQQIDPTQPGPINAPLLGDGWSLFVMLLKTFLMLGFVCLLAFFSLRYLPKLMGMPAESQLMKVVARYTLEPQKSLYVVEVAGKHLLLGVTQEKIELISELESASIEKAMEIISLANTTKPSLGSSAIKEFSKYLRR; this is encoded by the coding sequence GTGTTAGCCATAGTGTATTTATTTCTTTGGCAACAAATCGACCCAACACAGCCTGGGCCCATAAATGCCCCTCTTCTTGGAGATGGCTGGTCGCTTTTTGTAATGCTACTAAAAACATTTTTAATGCTAGGCTTTGTTTGTCTGTTGGCCTTTTTTAGCTTACGTTACTTACCTAAACTAATGGGAATGCCAGCAGAAAGCCAGCTAATGAAAGTAGTTGCTCGCTACACTCTAGAACCGCAAAAATCTCTCTATGTTGTAGAAGTAGCAGGAAAACACTTACTTTTAGGTGTTACACAAGAAAAAATCGAGCTAATTTCTGAATTAGAATCTGCTTCTATAGAAAAAGCTATGGAAATAATTAGTTTAGCAAATACTACTAAACCTAGCCTTGGATCAAGTGCAATTAAAGAATTTAGTAAATATTTGAGGAGGTAA
- a CDS encoding flagellar biosynthetic protein FliR, translating to MDNTIYNIIELVLSALGITQSPIVFLSLYGLIMARLVPAINYTPFLGGGAISAPVKIALAFTLTFLIYPAMAAAIPLEAIPTAFIPFVLMMIKEALIGVTLGYITSLIFYGIQSAGQMVDNARGATIAQLLNLQLNTQASLLGQMKLQVAIVLFFCLDGHLLYIRALFYSFERLPVNAFPKIATGLVVGTELSPILSDIIHMSADVLVVSMQLAAPVLVCLFLTDVVFGIFNRVAPQMNVFFLSLPIKMIVGCGMLFIIWTSIIAQMEERFIAYLKVLYTIIAKATFGN from the coding sequence ATGGACAACACCATTTATAACATTATAGAGCTAGTTTTAAGTGCATTGGGGATTACTCAATCCCCTATTGTATTTCTTTCACTTTATGGGTTAATAATGGCACGTCTAGTCCCTGCAATAAATTACACTCCATTTTTAGGCGGTGGTGCAATTAGCGCACCTGTTAAAATCGCCTTAGCTTTTACTCTTACTTTTTTAATTTACCCAGCAATGGCCGCCGCTATTCCTTTAGAAGCAATTCCTACAGCTTTTATTCCTTTTGTTTTAATGATGATTAAAGAAGCTCTTATTGGCGTAACCCTTGGCTATATAACATCATTAATTTTCTATGGTATACAATCAGCAGGACAAATGGTTGATAATGCTCGTGGTGCTACTATTGCTCAATTACTTAATTTACAACTTAATACTCAAGCTTCTTTGTTGGGTCAAATGAAATTACAAGTAGCAATAGTGCTTTTTTTCTGCTTAGATGGACACTTGCTTTATATTCGCGCACTTTTTTATAGTTTTGAACGCTTGCCTGTTAATGCTTTTCCTAAAATAGCTACTGGTTTAGTAGTAGGCACAGAACTTAGCCCAATTCTTAGTGACATAATTCATATGTCAGCTGATGTTTTAGTAGTTAGTATGCAATTAGCTGCACCTGTCCTAGTTTGTTTATTTTTAACAGATGTTGTTTTTGGTATTTTTAACCGTGTCGCCCCACAAATGAATGTGTTTTTCCTTTCCCTACCAATCAAAATGATAGTAGGTTGTGGAATGCTCTTTATAATTTGGACATCAATTATTGCTCAAATGGAAGAAAGATTTATTGCTTATCTAAAAGTGCTTTATACAATTATTGCTAAGGCTACTTTTGGGAACTAA
- a CDS encoding flagellar FliJ family protein, with translation MISKIEEIKQAVENQRKAVARAEGEVRKAEDALIAASKEVQVMEKHKENWHQALKEEERKKEAKQLEEIAQIMYTSAKMNRQNDDF, from the coding sequence ATGATCTCAAAAATAGAAGAAATTAAGCAAGCTGTAGAAAATCAACGTAAAGCCGTAGCACGTGCAGAAGGGGAAGTACGAAAGGCAGAAGATGCTTTAATTGCTGCATCTAAAGAAGTTCAAGTAATGGAAAAACATAAAGAAAACTGGCATCAAGCCTTAAAAGAAGAAGAAAGAAAGAAAGAAGCTAAACAATTAGAGGAAATTGCTCAAATAATGTATACCTCAGCAAAAATGAATCGGCAAAATGATGATTTTTAA
- the sctU gene encoding type III secretion system export apparatus subunit SctU has product MAEGQGGEKTEKPTPKRIKDARRKGNVSKSKDLSSAILFLITVMLLAALNSFNADVLVHYMQDSLKLAFSIKQIDLSQATDALAAGGIAMFKVLAPILAVNFVMAMSVEFMQVGALFTTETLKPKFDKLNPVNGFKGMFFQKKTYIELLKTIFKLVILTAMFYVIFKNNLPELIVSGRRSLWYSASLTGSILFDIAVKIGGLFLVIGVVDFGLQKHLWMKDLMMSKYEVKQEYKQDEGDPHNKAARKRLHRELLQHNAVQDVKKADVVIVNPTHIAVAVRYNKEESPAPQIIAKGEMLMAEKILEIARENNIPIMRNIPLAHALNKLEEGEEIPEELYEAVAEVLNWVYRMSKQNNSNNNR; this is encoded by the coding sequence ATGGCAGAAGGACAAGGCGGAGAAAAGACAGAGAAACCCACGCCTAAGCGTATAAAAGATGCTCGCAGAAAAGGCAATGTATCTAAAAGTAAAGACTTATCTAGCGCGATTCTCTTTCTTATTACAGTAATGTTACTAGCAGCACTTAATAGTTTTAATGCTGATGTGCTTGTACATTATATGCAAGATTCTCTTAAACTAGCCTTTTCCATAAAACAAATAGATTTATCTCAAGCTACTGATGCTTTAGCAGCCGGTGGTATAGCAATGTTTAAGGTACTTGCACCTATATTAGCCGTCAATTTTGTTATGGCTATGTCAGTAGAATTTATGCAAGTAGGCGCACTGTTTACTACTGAAACCTTAAAACCTAAATTTGATAAATTAAACCCTGTCAATGGTTTTAAGGGAATGTTTTTTCAGAAAAAAACTTATATTGAGTTACTAAAAACCATCTTTAAGCTTGTGATTTTAACCGCGATGTTCTATGTTATTTTCAAAAATAACTTACCAGAATTAATTGTTTCTGGTCGTCGCTCACTTTGGTATTCTGCTAGCCTAACAGGTAGCATTCTTTTTGATATTGCAGTAAAAATTGGTGGCCTCTTTTTAGTCATTGGTGTTGTAGATTTTGGTCTGCAAAAACATTTGTGGATGAAAGATCTAATGATGTCTAAATATGAGGTAAAACAAGAATATAAGCAGGATGAAGGCGACCCGCATAATAAAGCGGCTCGTAAACGCCTGCACCGCGAATTGTTACAACACAACGCGGTTCAAGATGTAAAAAAGGCGGACGTAGTCATCGTGAATCCAACACACATTGCCGTTGCAGTCAGATACAATAAAGAAGAAAGCCCTGCCCCGCAAATTATTGCTAAGGGCGAAATGTTGATGGCAGAAAAAATCTTAGAAATTGCTCGTGAAAATAATATTCCTATAATGCGTAATATACCTTTAGCCCATGCACTTAATAAATTAGAAGAAGGTGAAGAAATACCTGAAGAACTATATGAAGCTGTTGCAGAAGTGCTAAATTGGGTCTATCGCATGTCAAAACAAAATAATTCTAATAATAATCGATAA
- a CDS encoding sigma-70 family RNA polymerase sigma factor, whose protein sequence is MGQALMFNNEDERDELIERYLPYVRSIAQSVVSKLPSQIDINDLIGYGRIGLIEAVERFDRSRGVSFKTFAYYRIKGAIYDGLRQIGWFSRSEFARIRFEQSANELMHHYSDSNSELRSQGAEDEIKEIEAMFSGIVSAYMLSLESSESLNTPENRATPDQDYETKEYSQIIREAIEQLPDTERKLIEFYYYQGLTLEEIGNKLGLSKSWTSRLHTKCLQHLCQMLKNRGIVSAT, encoded by the coding sequence ATGGGTCAAGCCTTAATGTTCAACAATGAAGATGAGCGAGACGAATTAATTGAGCGTTATTTACCCTATGTACGCTCAATTGCTCAATCAGTTGTATCTAAACTTCCTTCCCAAATAGATATTAATGATCTAATTGGGTATGGTCGTATTGGTTTGATTGAAGCTGTTGAACGTTTTGATCGTAGTCGTGGAGTAAGTTTTAAGACCTTTGCTTATTACCGAATCAAAGGAGCAATCTACGATGGACTACGTCAGATAGGTTGGTTTTCTCGCTCTGAATTTGCTCGGATTCGCTTTGAACAAAGTGCTAATGAGCTAATGCACCATTATTCAGATTCCAATAGTGAATTACGTAGCCAAGGAGCAGAAGACGAAATAAAAGAAATTGAAGCTATGTTTTCTGGTATTGTTTCAGCCTATATGCTTTCTTTAGAATCATCTGAATCTCTTAATACTCCTGAAAATCGCGCTACTCCAGATCAAGATTATGAAACTAAAGAATATAGTCAAATTATTCGTGAAGCTATTGAACAGTTACCAGATACAGAAAGAAAATTAATAGAGTTTTATTACTATCAAGGATTAACTTTGGAGGAAATAGGAAATAAACTTGGATTATCTAAATCTTGGACTTCTCGTTTGCATACTAAATGCCTCCAACATTTATGCCAAATGTTAAAAAATCGGGGTATTGTTAGTGCTACTTAA
- the fliI gene encoding flagellar protein export ATPase FliI, whose translation MPVTDTGIDISRYLDDIDTISPVEVRGRVTGLVGLIVKAAVPEVWVGELCLINTPHSSQPVKAEVVGFRDSEVLLMPLGDLTNIGMNCEVIPTGYSLTVKVGDELLGRVLNGLGEPIDVATKGPLNCSMEYPVHNDPPDPMKRERVLKPMEIGIRAIDGLLTVGQGQRIGIFAAAGVGKSTTLGMIARNTEAEINVIALIGERGREVRDFLDNDLGPEGLKRSVVIVATSNESSLIRLKAAYVATAIAEYFRDKGKKVMLMMDSATRFARAKREVGLATGEPPARGGFPPSVFSELPKLLERTGNSDKGSITAFYTVLVEGDDMNEPVADEVRSILDGHIILSRAMAARNHYPAINISDSVSRVQNFVAGKPHIAAAAKLREVLATYEKEKDLILIGAYKRGSDPKVDFAIDRIDAVNNYLKQGTHDKIRFDDAVNQLIKLFPAGK comes from the coding sequence ATGCCAGTGACAGATACAGGTATTGACATTTCGCGCTATCTAGATGATATAGATACCATTTCCCCAGTAGAAGTGCGTGGTAGAGTAACTGGTTTAGTCGGCTTAATTGTTAAAGCCGCAGTTCCAGAAGTATGGGTAGGGGAACTTTGTTTAATAAACACTCCTCATAGTTCACAACCTGTTAAAGCTGAAGTAGTTGGATTTCGTGATAGCGAAGTTTTATTAATGCCTTTAGGAGATCTTACCAATATTGGTATGAATTGCGAAGTTATCCCAACAGGCTATTCTTTAACAGTTAAGGTTGGTGATGAATTATTAGGACGTGTATTAAATGGTTTAGGCGAGCCTATAGATGTAGCAACTAAAGGCCCATTAAATTGTTCAATGGAATATCCTGTTCATAATGACCCACCTGACCCAATGAAACGTGAGCGTGTATTAAAGCCAATGGAAATAGGCATCCGAGCAATAGATGGATTGCTTACAGTTGGACAAGGCCAACGTATTGGAATCTTTGCTGCTGCTGGTGTTGGTAAGTCTACTACACTTGGAATGATAGCCCGTAATACAGAAGCTGAAATTAATGTTATTGCACTAATCGGTGAGCGTGGTCGTGAAGTCAGAGACTTTTTAGATAATGACCTTGGGCCAGAAGGCTTAAAACGTTCTGTTGTGATTGTTGCAACTTCTAATGAATCGTCATTAATTCGTCTAAAAGCAGCTTATGTTGCAACAGCAATTGCTGAGTATTTCCGCGATAAAGGCAAAAAAGTAATGTTAATGATGGACTCTGCCACTCGTTTTGCTCGTGCTAAACGTGAGGTAGGTTTAGCAACTGGCGAACCCCCTGCTAGAGGTGGTTTCCCTCCTTCAGTATTTTCTGAACTTCCTAAACTATTAGAGCGCACTGGTAATTCTGACAAAGGTTCTATAACTGCTTTTTATACTGTACTTGTAGAAGGCGATGATATGAATGAACCAGTAGCCGATGAAGTTCGCTCAATTTTGGATGGTCATATTATTCTTTCCCGCGCTATGGCTGCACGTAACCATTACCCAGCAATTAATATTTCTGATAGTGTTAGCCGTGTACAAAATTTTGTTGCAGGTAAACCACATATTGCTGCTGCTGCTAAACTTAGAGAAGTTCTTGCAACTTATGAAAAAGAAAAAGACTTAATCCTAATTGGAGCTTATAAACGTGGTAGCGATCCTAAAGTTGATTTTGCTATTGATCGTATTGATGCAGTAAATAATTACTTAAAACAAGGTACTCATGACAAAATTCGCTTTGATGATGCTGTAAATCAACTGATAAAACTATTTCCAGCAGGCAAGTAG
- the fliP gene encoding flagellar type III secretion system pore protein FliP (The bacterial flagellar biogenesis protein FliP forms a type III secretion system (T3SS)-type pore required for flagellar assembly.), whose amino-acid sequence MLVLPTITLAQDGNRGIPSPLVMVIVLGTLSLAPFIAITMTSFVKISVVLSLLRSALGTQQAPPNQVITGLAFILSIFIMTPVGQEIYSAVGQVPETNTLLSEANVRVLYEAAKRGQEPLREFLVRNCHDRDRLLFLELSKRMTKGDTSFIYAGSFRVIIPAFVTSELKEAFQIGFLIFIPFLIIDMIVANILTSMGMTMLSPVTISLPFKILIFVLVDGWYLLVKGLVLSYL is encoded by the coding sequence ATGCTAGTTCTACCTACTATCACACTAGCCCAAGATGGCAATCGTGGCATCCCTAGTCCATTAGTAATGGTAATAGTGCTAGGTACTTTATCACTAGCACCTTTTATTGCTATTACAATGACCTCATTTGTAAAAATATCTGTAGTGCTATCACTTCTACGTAGTGCGCTTGGTACACAGCAAGCCCCTCCTAATCAAGTAATTACTGGACTAGCTTTTATCTTATCCATTTTTATTATGACTCCAGTAGGACAAGAAATTTATAGCGCAGTTGGTCAAGTTCCAGAAACTAACACACTACTTTCTGAAGCCAATGTGCGTGTTCTATATGAAGCAGCTAAAAGAGGTCAAGAACCTTTACGGGAATTTCTAGTACGTAATTGTCATGACCGGGATAGATTATTGTTTTTAGAACTATCTAAACGAATGACCAAAGGCGATACAAGCTTTATTTATGCTGGTAGTTTTCGGGTAATTATTCCTGCTTTTGTTACTAGCGAATTAAAAGAAGCTTTCCAAATAGGTTTTTTAATTTTTATCCCATTTCTAATTATTGACATGATTGTTGCCAATATTCTTACCTCTATGGGTATGACAATGCTTTCACCTGTAACTATCTCTTTACCATTTAAGATACTAATTTTTGTTTTAGTTGATGGTTGGTATCTACTAGTTAAAGGGTTAGTTTTAAGTTATCTCTGA
- the fliQ gene encoding flagellar biosynthesis protein FliQ, which yields MEQLVIGLTKQALLLILVLSAPAMITAMTIGFIISLFQAVTQVQEQTLTFVPKIIATFVVLAVTGAWMLATLIRFTQAVFSEIPGIR from the coding sequence ATGGAACAACTAGTAATTGGACTTACTAAGCAAGCTTTATTATTAATTTTAGTTCTTTCTGCACCTGCAATGATTACAGCTATGACAATAGGCTTTATTATTAGCTTATTTCAAGCTGTCACTCAAGTACAAGAGCAAACTTTAACATTTGTGCCTAAAATTATTGCTACATTTGTAGTATTAGCCGTAACAGGTGCTTGGATGTTAGCAACCTTAATTCGCTTTACCCAAGCTGTTTTTAGCGAAATACCTGGAATTCGCTAA
- the sctQ gene encoding type III secretion system cytoplasmic ring protein SctQ, producing the protein MKRITPFSFTNLPKVSPERVKLSATMSCCLPGPRWEETFRDLLGNTLRKYIRGKRQLNINFQISSDETSDLWEKSFVAGEKESLLMGRNSACDLHLNNRVVSSQHARVVASKGSFFLVDQSANGTYLNGRQIAPKTLTPLSQGDLIGIYPFQIIFSLSQTLSNEDTHIDFKIENVVEVPFEQVAKKLATPVPLAVVGIEPSGRKSLLEIDPNFIIDMVDQIFGSESASTNKLLRALSNIETGVIEFLILRIIKAMSDTMAEFAGITIRLEQLFTQGGQAFKAMDSLAEPHEPVLQLCTRVVVGEALGYLNLYLPYGLLNDVTKSEINEQNKLELLRDWLPNLEMLKTKLIVEIGEINLTSLDLYSLEPSDIILLPDVALKLYGSELAGEVYVRLGLWGELGFKGEIITEESAIKVMLNVVSYNPRPHSQESEIKAKERNLEGESEEMEEEDLSQSAEFIQSVPVTVVVELGRRNLTISDVTRLRIGQIIDLHRTPSEPVELSVDGKIIGKGELVDVDGELGVRILRLFK; encoded by the coding sequence ATGAAACGGATTACACCGTTTAGTTTTACTAATTTACCAAAAGTTTCTCCTGAACGTGTCAAACTATCAGCAACTATGTCATGTTGTTTACCTGGGCCACGATGGGAGGAAACGTTCCGCGATTTATTAGGTAATACCTTACGTAAATATATTCGTGGAAAACGTCAACTTAATATTAATTTTCAAATTAGCAGTGATGAAACAAGTGACCTTTGGGAAAAAAGCTTTGTTGCTGGTGAAAAAGAGTCTCTTTTAATGGGTCGCAACTCTGCTTGTGACCTTCACTTAAATAACCGTGTAGTTTCAAGCCAACATGCTCGCGTAGTTGCTAGTAAAGGTAGCTTTTTTCTAGTTGATCAAAGTGCTAATGGAACATACCTTAATGGTAGACAAATAGCACCTAAAACATTAACTCCCCTTTCTCAAGGTGATTTAATAGGTATTTATCCATTTCAAATAATTTTTAGTCTTTCTCAAACACTTTCTAATGAAGATACTCATATTGATTTTAAGATTGAAAATGTTGTGGAAGTGCCGTTTGAACAGGTAGCAAAAAAGCTCGCAACTCCTGTGCCTCTAGCAGTTGTAGGGATTGAACCTTCAGGGCGTAAATCATTACTAGAAATAGATCCTAATTTTATTATTGATATGGTGGATCAAATTTTTGGTAGTGAAAGTGCTAGCACTAATAAATTGCTACGAGCTTTATCTAATATTGAAACTGGAGTAATAGAGTTTCTTATCTTACGTATTATTAAAGCTATGAGTGATACTATGGCCGAGTTTGCTGGTATCACAATTAGACTTGAGCAATTATTTACTCAAGGTGGACAAGCTTTTAAGGCTATGGATAGCTTAGCTGAGCCTCATGAGCCTGTATTACAGTTATGTACTAGAGTAGTTGTAGGGGAAGCCTTAGGATACTTAAATCTTTATTTACCATATGGTCTACTTAATGATGTAACTAAATCAGAAATAAATGAGCAAAACAAATTAGAGTTGTTAAGAGATTGGCTTCCTAATTTAGAAATGCTTAAAACCAAGCTGATCGTGGAAATAGGAGAAATAAACCTAACATCCTTAGATCTCTATTCTTTAGAGCCTTCTGATATTATACTTTTGCCGGATGTAGCACTAAAACTATATGGGTCAGAACTTGCAGGTGAGGTTTATGTTAGGCTAGGCTTATGGGGTGAGCTAGGTTTTAAGGGTGAAATAATTACAGAAGAATCAGCTATAAAAGTAATGCTTAATGTGGTTTCCTATAATCCCAGACCACATAGCCAAGAAAGCGAAATTAAAGCAAAGGAAAGAAATTTGGAGGGTGAAAGCGAAGAAATGGAAGAAGAGGATCTGTCACAAAGTGCAGAGTTTATTCAATCTGTACCGGTTACAGTAGTAGTTGAACTAGGAAGACGTAATTTAACGATTTCGGATGTAACACGACTACGTATTGGTCAAATCATAGATTTACACCGTACCCCATCGGAACCAGTAGAACTGAGTGTAGATGGAAAAATTATTGGTAAAGGTGAATTAGTTGATGTTGATGGTGAATTAGGAGTTAGAATTTTAAGGTTATTTAAGTAA